A genome region from Deltaproteobacteria bacterium includes the following:
- a CDS encoding cystathionine beta-synthase, which yields MAILESVLDAVGRTPMVKLSRVGRGLPCEIFAKLEFMNPGGSVKDRIGVRMLIEAEKSGRIKPGDTLIEPTSGNTGIGLAVAAAVRGYRLIITMPEKMSKEKQVVLEALGAEIIRTPTEAAWDSPESHIGVAQQLAKTLPNSHILDQYANPDNPLAHELGTGAEIIEQCDGKLDAIVLTAGTGGTITGVARAIKKALPGCLVVGVDPEGSILAGPGEIRSYKVEGIGYDFIPDVLDRGLVDRWFKSNDRDSFRVSRQLIRQEGLLCGGSSGSAVWAALKLAKELPPGSRIATLLPDSIRNYLTKFVDDAWMRQHGFLEAEWEMGRIGDIVRALPPQEIISIEDGRTLGEAVELFKRHGISQLPCTHDGRLTGIVTETDVLGLLVGGRSRDLKLVEVMTRRVSTVTVHDEAAELPHIFERGEVAIVVDGERRVEAILTKMDLIDYLSRARGTSRGAPARS from the coding sequence ATGGCGATTCTGGAGTCGGTCCTCGATGCGGTCGGGCGCACCCCGATGGTCAAGCTCTCACGCGTCGGGCGAGGTCTGCCGTGCGAGATCTTCGCGAAGCTGGAGTTCATGAACCCGGGCGGCTCGGTGAAGGACCGCATCGGCGTGCGGATGCTCATCGAGGCCGAGAAGAGCGGGCGCATCAAGCCCGGCGACACGCTCATCGAGCCGACCAGCGGCAACACGGGCATCGGGCTCGCGGTCGCCGCGGCGGTGCGCGGCTACCGGCTCATCATCACCATGCCCGAGAAGATGAGCAAGGAGAAGCAGGTGGTGCTCGAGGCGCTCGGCGCCGAAATCATCCGCACTCCCACCGAGGCCGCCTGGGACTCGCCGGAGAGCCACATCGGGGTCGCCCAGCAGCTCGCCAAGACGCTCCCCAACTCGCACATCCTCGATCAGTACGCGAACCCCGATAACCCGCTCGCCCACGAGCTCGGCACGGGGGCCGAGATCATCGAGCAGTGTGACGGCAAGCTCGACGCGATCGTGCTCACCGCGGGGACCGGCGGCACCATCACCGGGGTCGCGCGAGCGATCAAGAAGGCGCTGCCTGGCTGCCTCGTGGTGGGCGTCGACCCGGAGGGCTCGATCCTGGCCGGTCCGGGGGAAATCCGTAGCTACAAGGTCGAAGGGATCGGCTACGACTTCATCCCGGACGTGCTCGACCGTGGGCTCGTCGACCGCTGGTTCAAGAGCAACGATCGCGACTCGTTCCGAGTGTCGCGCCAGCTCATCCGACAGGAGGGCCTGCTCTGCGGAGGCTCCTCCGGGTCGGCGGTGTGGGCGGCCTTGAAGCTCGCCAAGGAGCTCCCCCCGGGTTCGCGGATCGCCACCCTCTTGCCGGACTCGATCCGCAACTATCTCACCAAGTTCGTCGATGACGCCTGGATGCGCCAGCACGGCTTCCTCGAGGCCGAGTGGGAGATGGGGCGGATCGGCGACATCGTGCGCGCGCTCCCCCCTCAGGAGATCATCTCCATCGAGGACGGCCGCACGCTCGGAGAGGCGGTCGAGCTCTTCAAGCGCCACGGGATCTCGCAGCTACCCTGCACGCACGACGGGCGGCTCACCGGGATCGTCACCGAGACCGACGTCCTCGGGCTCTTGGTCGGCGGGCGCTCGCGCGACCTGAAGCTCGTCGAGGTGATGACGCGACGCGTATCGACGGTGACCGTCCACGACGAGGCCGCCGAGCTGCCGCACATCTTCGAGCGCGGCGAGGTGGCCATCGTGGTCGACGGGGAGCGCCGGGTCGAGGCCATCCTCACCAAGATGGACCTCATCGACTACCTCTCCCGCGCGCGCGGGACGAGCCGCGGCGCCCCCGCACGCTCGTGA
- the moaB gene encoding molybdenum cofactor biosynthesis protein B, with translation MIVEARFWGRLTRVDRPFVPLTVAVLTVSDTRTLETDSSGALAVERLEAAGHHVAARRIVTDDASLIRDAVAAWVRDDALDVVIVTGGTGITARDVTPEALAPLSDKALPGFGELFRMLSYADIGAAAIQSRAEAFLARGTLVFALPGSTGAVRLALEKLIVPQLDGRTRPCNFVELLPRVRASG, from the coding sequence ATGATAGTCGAGGCGAGGTTCTGGGGTAGACTCACGCGCGTGGACCGCCCCTTCGTTCCCCTCACCGTCGCCGTGCTCACCGTGAGCGACACCCGCACGCTCGAGACGGACTCGAGCGGCGCGCTCGCGGTCGAGCGGCTCGAAGCGGCTGGGCACCACGTGGCGGCGCGCCGCATCGTGACCGACGATGCGAGCCTCATCCGCGACGCGGTCGCCGCCTGGGTTCGCGACGACGCGCTCGATGTCGTGATCGTCACCGGCGGCACCGGAATCACCGCGCGAGACGTGACCCCCGAGGCGCTCGCGCCGCTCTCCGACAAGGCGCTCCCCGGTTTCGGAGAGCTCTTCCGCATGTTGAGCTACGCGGACATCGGGGCGGCGGCCATCCAGTCGCGCGCCGAGGCGTTCCTCGCGCGCGGGACGCTGGTCTTCGCGCTGCCAGGCTCGACCGGGGCGGTGCGGCTCGCCCTCGAGAAGCTCATCGTGCCTCAGCTCGACGGTCGCACCCGCCCGTGCAATTTCGTCGAGCTCTTGCCGCGCGTGAGAGCGAGCGGCTGA
- the ggt gene encoding gamma-glutamyltransferase has translation MRRSSMLLAGLALSAALGACTPPSAPEPSPPPSASARAASVTSARAAPRASAPSQPQAPARDAGADAAEGVRALVLPGGGPRAAHGKRGVIASVEPHATRAGLSILERGGNAVDAAVAVAYALAVVHPSAGNLGGGGFMLVRMKGQPAVAVDFRETAPRALTRPVFDAMIANHAVGAAAVGVPGSVAGLELARERFGRLPRGEVLAPAIALARDGFPLGARAALTIRWAWPVLARDPAAAAIFGAAGKPRARGDRLRNPDLARTLERVARAGRDGFYKGVTAKRLVDALRGHLSLNDLLDYEAVLREPLRVRYRGLDVLTMPPPSAGGVAIAELLGLLDAHRAWEEEAGSARELHLFLEASRRAQADRRFTVVDPDALPPAALAAQLARVTDSAWLAARAPRIDPERATPSAEVDARYHAVLASLESEHTTHFSVIDADGSVVSCTTTLSAGFGARMVAAGTGVVLNDSVASFGTIGENLPVAGRRTVSSMAPTLVLDHGEVILVLGSPGGDTIPSTVVQVLRNIVDHGMTLDAAIDAPRVHQDFAPDAFRYERARPISVAVRRELEAMGHRVSKKTLPMGDANDLLIVGDEAYGYADPREGGLALAVK, from the coding sequence GTGCGTCGCTCGAGCATGCTCCTCGCCGGCCTGGCGCTGTCCGCGGCGCTCGGCGCGTGCACGCCGCCCTCTGCGCCCGAGCCGTCGCCGCCGCCCTCCGCCAGCGCGCGCGCGGCATCGGTGACGAGCGCCCGCGCCGCGCCCCGAGCTTCCGCGCCGAGCCAACCCCAAGCCCCCGCCCGGGACGCGGGCGCGGACGCCGCGGAGGGCGTCCGCGCGCTCGTCCTCCCCGGCGGGGGTCCGCGCGCGGCGCACGGCAAGCGCGGGGTGATCGCCAGCGTCGAGCCGCACGCGACGCGCGCCGGGCTCTCCATCCTCGAGCGCGGCGGCAACGCCGTCGACGCCGCGGTGGCGGTCGCTTACGCGCTCGCGGTCGTGCACCCGAGCGCGGGAAACCTCGGCGGCGGCGGGTTCATGCTGGTGCGGATGAAGGGGCAGCCGGCGGTCGCGGTCGATTTTCGCGAGACCGCGCCGAGAGCCCTGACCCGCCCGGTGTTCGACGCGATGATCGCCAACCACGCCGTCGGCGCGGCCGCGGTCGGTGTGCCGGGCAGCGTGGCGGGGCTCGAGCTCGCCCGCGAACGCTTCGGCCGGCTCCCGCGCGGCGAGGTGCTCGCGCCGGCGATCGCGCTCGCGCGCGACGGATTTCCGCTCGGCGCGCGCGCCGCGCTCACCATCCGCTGGGCGTGGCCGGTGCTCGCGCGCGATCCGGCGGCCGCCGCCATCTTCGGAGCGGCCGGCAAGCCGCGCGCGCGCGGCGACCGGCTCCGAAACCCGGATCTCGCGCGCACCCTCGAGCGGGTAGCCCGGGCGGGCCGCGACGGCTTCTACAAAGGCGTGACCGCCAAGCGACTGGTGGACGCCCTCCGCGGCCATCTATCACTGAATGATTTACTAGACTATGAGGCGGTGCTGCGCGAGCCGCTCCGGGTGCGCTATCGCGGGCTCGACGTCCTCACCATGCCGCCCCCGAGCGCGGGCGGCGTGGCGATCGCCGAGCTCCTCGGGCTCCTCGACGCGCACCGAGCCTGGGAGGAGGAGGCCGGCTCGGCCCGAGAGCTGCACCTATTCCTCGAGGCGTCCCGACGCGCCCAGGCCGATCGCCGCTTCACGGTCGTCGATCCGGACGCGCTGCCGCCGGCCGCGCTCGCCGCGCAGCTCGCGCGCGTCACCGACTCGGCGTGGCTCGCCGCGCGCGCGCCGCGCATCGACCCCGAGCGCGCGACCCCCTCCGCGGAGGTCGACGCGCGCTACCACGCGGTCCTTGCCTCACTCGAGAGCGAGCACACCACGCATTTCTCCGTGATCGACGCGGACGGGAGCGTCGTAAGCTGCACGACCACGCTCTCGGCCGGGTTCGGCGCGCGGATGGTCGCCGCCGGCACCGGCGTGGTCTTGAACGACTCGGTCGCCTCCTTCGGCACCATCGGGGAGAACCTCCCGGTCGCCGGGCGCCGCACCGTGAGCTCGATGGCGCCGACCTTGGTGCTCGACCACGGTGAGGTGATCCTCGTGCTCGGCTCACCGGGCGGCGACACCATCCCGAGCACGGTGGTGCAGGTGCTCCGCAACATCGTCGATCACGGGATGACGCTCGATGCGGCGATCGATGCGCCTCGAGTCCACCAGGACTTCGCGCCCGACGCCTTCCGCTACGAGCGCGCGCGGCCGATCTCCGTGGCCGTGCGGCGTGAGCTCGAGGCGATGGGACACCGCGTCTCGAAGAAGACGCTCCCGATGGGCGACGCCAACGATCTGCTCATCGTCGGCGACGAGGCCTACGGCTACGCCGACCCGCGCGAGGGCGGCCTCGCCTTGGCGGTGAAGTAG
- a CDS encoding glycosyltransferase: MKIAILTTSYPSRPGDAAGHFVETEARTLAAAGHDVTVIAPGRAAAGSRERVERLPDFGLFGFPGAVSRLRERPVRALGALRFALAASRTLRKLGPFDRVVAHWLVPSAWPVSLAVRAPLEVVAHGSDVALLLALPRVARVGIVRALLRRGARFRFVSAELRERLADATLPELRDASQVAPCPIDLADTPPRELARIALSIGAEQRLVVIMARLVPGKRVGVALSAASLLPGAEVVVVGDGPEREALARSFPSARFAGQLARPEALTWLAAADLLITASRIEGAPTVVREARQLGVPVVAAAAGDLEGWAKSDPELTVVP; the protein is encoded by the coding sequence ATGAAGATCGCGATCCTCACCACCTCGTACCCGTCGCGGCCGGGCGACGCGGCCGGCCACTTCGTGGAGACCGAGGCGCGGACGCTCGCGGCCGCCGGTCACGACGTCACCGTCATCGCGCCGGGGCGCGCGGCGGCGGGCTCGCGCGAGCGAGTCGAGCGGCTCCCGGACTTTGGTTTGTTTGGCTTTCCCGGCGCGGTATCGCGTCTGCGCGAGCGGCCGGTCCGCGCGCTCGGTGCGCTGCGCTTCGCGCTCGCCGCGAGCCGCACCCTCCGCAAGCTCGGTCCGTTCGATCGCGTGGTCGCCCACTGGCTGGTGCCGAGCGCCTGGCCGGTGTCGCTGGCCGTCCGCGCGCCGCTCGAGGTGGTCGCGCACGGCAGCGACGTGGCGCTCCTGCTCGCGCTACCACGCGTGGCACGCGTCGGGATCGTGCGCGCGCTCCTCCGCCGCGGCGCGCGCTTCCGCTTCGTGTCTGCCGAGCTCCGCGAGCGCCTCGCCGACGCCACCCTCCCCGAGCTTCGCGACGCGAGCCAGGTCGCCCCCTGCCCCATCGATCTAGCGGACACGCCGCCGCGCGAGCTGGCGCGCATCGCGCTCTCGATCGGCGCGGAGCAGCGCCTGGTCGTCATCATGGCGCGGCTGGTCCCGGGCAAGCGGGTCGGCGTCGCGCTCTCGGCGGCGAGCTTGCTTCCGGGAGCCGAGGTGGTCGTGGTCGGGGACGGCCCCGAGCGAGAGGCGCTCGCTCGGTCGTTCCCGAGCGCCCGATTCGCCGGTCAGCTCGCTCGCCCCGAGGCGCTCACCTGGCTCGCCGCGGCGGATCTCCTGATCACCGCGTCGCGCATCGAGGGCGCGCCCACGGTCGTGCGCGAAGCTCGACAGCTCGGCGTGCCGGTGGTCGCCGCCGCCGCGGGCGATCTGGAAGGCTGGGCGAAGAGCGATCCCGAGCTGACCGTGGTGCCGTGA
- a CDS encoding glutathione S-transferase family protein, whose protein sequence is MTIKLHRFPLSHYSEKVRAILVFKALDYVLVEHRLGLPQLGIVRLSGQRKLPVIEHEGSVVFDSTQIALYLERTFPERRRLLPADEAARREVLSLEERIDRAFAIAPVLAGFDALRDDLDTVGRALAVEVYGVGPRLGRLLARLNARAARLGLGRGAVERAQARTRALLGELDDRLARSRYLVGDAPTLADFAAVGLTLHLEYPRSRHLGVPELAGLGAPGWADDPRFARFFAWRRRFYEELLD, encoded by the coding sequence ATGACTATCAAGCTCCACCGGTTTCCGCTCAGCCACTACTCCGAGAAGGTGCGCGCGATCCTGGTCTTCAAGGCGCTCGACTACGTGCTCGTCGAGCATCGGCTCGGGCTGCCGCAGCTCGGCATCGTTCGCCTCAGCGGGCAACGCAAGCTCCCCGTCATCGAGCACGAGGGGAGCGTGGTGTTCGACTCGACGCAGATCGCGCTCTACCTGGAGCGAACATTTCCCGAGCGACGCAGGCTGCTTCCGGCGGACGAGGCGGCGCGGCGCGAGGTGCTCTCGCTCGAGGAGCGCATCGATCGAGCGTTCGCCATCGCGCCGGTGCTCGCCGGGTTCGACGCGCTCCGGGACGATCTCGACACCGTGGGTCGCGCGCTCGCCGTCGAGGTGTACGGCGTCGGGCCGCGCCTCGGGCGGCTCCTGGCTCGCCTGAACGCGCGTGCCGCCCGGCTCGGGCTCGGCCGCGGCGCCGTGGAGCGCGCCCAGGCGCGCACCCGGGCCCTGCTCGGCGAGCTGGATGACCGACTCGCGCGCTCGAGGTACCTGGTGGGCGACGCGCCGACCTTGGCGGACTTCGCGGCGGTGGGCCTCACCCTCCACCTCGAGTACCCGCGCTCGCGACACCTCGGGGTCCCGGAGCTCGCAGGGCTGGGCGCGCCCGGCTGGGCCGACGACCCACGCTTTGCCCGGTTCTTCGCGTGGCGACGGCGCTTCTACGAGGAGCTCCTCGACTAG
- a CDS encoding DUF4013 domain-containing protein codes for MLKSPLGPPPAQVSALDAMRFAFSDRDWLHSVLVGTVISLIPMAGPIVLMGWQSEILQRLVREHPRPIPKLEFSDLSHYLGRGVVPFAVQLIAALPLGIVITMAAFMLSVGANVIMRGGLDPAIVIGVSALFVLIAAVGGAAVTVAVNGALTAAELNGDFSGSLAPSALLRYGRATWATVLVSYFVFSLLVLLVLMGSALVFCVGLYAGAVVVRLGQVHLRWQIYRRYRSLGGEALPLAAAADLPSEVQPRYGIG; via the coding sequence ATGCTCAAGAGCCCGCTCGGTCCGCCACCCGCACAGGTGAGCGCCCTCGACGCCATGAGATTCGCGTTCAGCGACCGGGACTGGCTACACTCGGTGCTCGTCGGCACGGTCATATCGCTCATCCCGATGGCCGGACCGATCGTCCTCATGGGGTGGCAATCCGAGATCCTCCAGCGGCTGGTCCGCGAGCACCCTCGACCCATCCCGAAGCTCGAGTTCTCGGACCTTTCCCACTATCTCGGGCGCGGGGTGGTGCCCTTCGCCGTACAGCTCATCGCGGCGCTCCCGCTCGGCATCGTGATCACGATGGCCGCGTTCATGCTGTCCGTGGGCGCGAACGTCATCATGCGGGGCGGCCTCGACCCGGCCATCGTCATCGGCGTGAGCGCGCTGTTCGTCCTCATCGCTGCGGTGGGCGGCGCCGCGGTCACGGTCGCGGTGAACGGCGCGCTCACCGCCGCCGAGCTGAACGGAGATTTCTCCGGCTCGCTCGCTCCGAGCGCGCTCCTCCGCTACGGGCGCGCGACCTGGGCCACCGTGCTCGTGAGCTACTTCGTGTTCAGCCTGCTCGTGCTCCTGGTCCTCATGGGCAGCGCGCTCGTCTTCTGCGTGGGGCTCTACGCCGGGGCGGTGGTGGTGCGGCTCGGTCAGGTCCACCTGCGCTGGCAGATCTACCGGCGTTATCGCTCGCTCGGCGGCGAGGCGCTTCCGCTCGCGGCGGCCGCGGACCTCCCGAGCGAGGTGCAGCCGCGTTACGGCATCGGCTGA
- a CDS encoding DUF971 domain-containing protein produces the protein MAPDPRTQPTGLKAPHGARTLEITWSDGHGSSYPHELLRGFCPCASCQGHSSGIRFIAGGNLEIRAVEQVGNYAIQLTWGDGHTAGIYTFRYLRALGDLIDALGADELKSMGELPRL, from the coding sequence ATGGCCCCCGATCCGCGCACTCAGCCGACCGGTCTCAAGGCGCCGCACGGCGCTCGGACCCTAGAGATCACCTGGTCGGACGGCCACGGGTCGAGCTACCCCCACGAGCTCCTCCGCGGCTTCTGCCCCTGCGCGAGCTGCCAGGGGCACTCGAGCGGGATCCGCTTCATCGCGGGCGGGAACCTCGAGATCCGCGCCGTCGAGCAGGTCGGCAATTACGCGATTCAGCTCACCTGGGGCGACGGACACACCGCCGGCATCTATACCTTCCGCTACCTCCGCGCGCTCGGTGATCTCATCGACGCCCTCGGAGCCGACGAGCTGAAGAGCATGGGCGAGCTACCCCGACTCTAG
- the rpsU gene encoding 30S ribosomal protein S21 — MANPTESIQCKPLEVQVGDKGIERAIKHLKRKMAAEGILRELKRRRHHMKPSVKRRKKMSEAARRRRKRQKIEF, encoded by the coding sequence TTGGCTAATCCCACCGAATCGATCCAGTGTAAGCCCCTCGAGGTCCAGGTCGGCGACAAGGGCATCGAGCGCGCCATCAAGCACCTGAAGCGCAAGATGGCCGCCGAAGGCATCCTTCGCGAGCTCAAGCGCCGCCGCCACCACATGAAGCCGAGCGTCAAGCGACGTAAGAAGATGAGCGAGGCCGCTCGTCGCCGCCGCAAGCGCCAGAAGATCGAATTTTAG